Proteins found in one Candidatus Cetobacterium colombiensis genomic segment:
- a CDS encoding amino acid ABC transporter permease, with protein MSILKTLFFKTENDEETTAVKWINIVLVTVIVLGIFHYAFSRLDYPYNWAGIIEKYKYKFMLGFSMTLIISIFSLMASFIVGTLLVFGQRGSFLPTYYFARGFTEIIRGTPLIVQIYLFYYVIGTAFGIENRYLMGVLIMGIFSGAYVSEIIRAGIESINKTQLETARSLAFTKFQTYRYIILPQVIKRVMPPLAGQFASLIKDSSLLSIIAVNEFTKNVQEVDSLTFSPIENYCILAVGYLILTYPISHLSKYLERRFSYGN; from the coding sequence ATGAGTATACTAAAAACTTTATTTTTTAAAACTGAAAATGATGAAGAAACAACAGCGGTTAAGTGGATAAATATAGTTTTAGTAACTGTGATAGTATTAGGAATTTTTCATTATGCTTTTAGTAGATTAGATTACCCATATAATTGGGCTGGAATAATAGAAAAGTACAAGTATAAATTTATGCTAGGGTTTTCAATGACTTTAATTATCTCGATTTTTTCTTTAATGGCTAGTTTTATAGTGGGAACACTTTTAGTATTTGGTCAAAGAGGAAGTTTTTTACCCACATACTATTTTGCGAGAGGATTTACAGAGATAATTCGTGGAACACCTTTAATAGTTCAAATTTATCTATTTTATTATGTAATAGGAACTGCCTTTGGAATTGAAAATCGTTATTTAATGGGAGTTTTAATCATGGGAATATTTTCAGGAGCCTATGTTTCTGAAATAATTCGTGCAGGAATAGAAAGTATAAATAAAACTCAATTGGAAACAGCAAGATCTCTTGCTTTTACAAAGTTTCAAACATACAGATATATAATTCTACCTCAAGTGATTAAAAGAGTTATGCCGCCTTTAGCAGGACAATTTGCAAGTTTGATAAAAGATTCATCTCTTTTATCGATTATTGCAGTAAATGAATTTACTAAAAATGTTCAAGAGGTGGACTCACTAACTTTTTCACCAATAGAAAACTATTGTATATTAGCTGTAGGGTATTTAATATTGACATATCCAATATCTCACCTCTCTAAATATCTTGAGAGGAGGTTTAGTTATGGAAATTAA
- a CDS encoding transporter substrate-binding domain-containing protein — protein sequence MKKIILFLTLILGSLVFGNEKPLVVGMELAYPPFEMSDENGKPTGISVDMAYALGEYLGRDVVIEDMAYGGLIPALKTKKVDVIISSMSVTDERKQSVNFSTPYAKSYLAMLVNNKSGIATANDLNQKGKKVAVKKGTSAHTVATKYFPNAEILVFDKESACVLEVAQGKVDAFIYDPLTIYRNWTRNQETTTPLLAQFETESQPWAVAYRKGEEDLGAQIDEFIVEYKANGGFNKLADKYLGEERAFFKEKNVPFFFD from the coding sequence ATGAAAAAAATAATACTTTTTTTAACTTTAATTTTAGGAAGTTTAGTTTTTGGTAATGAGAAGCCTTTAGTTGTGGGAATGGAATTAGCATACCCTCCTTTTGAAATGTCTGATGAAAATGGAAAACCTACAGGAATTAGTGTGGATATGGCTTATGCTTTAGGAGAATATCTAGGAAGAGATGTTGTTATAGAGGATATGGCTTATGGGGGATTAATTCCAGCATTAAAAACTAAAAAAGTAGATGTAATAATTTCATCTATGTCTGTGACAGATGAGAGAAAACAATCAGTTAATTTTTCTACCCCATACGCTAAAAGTTATTTAGCAATGTTAGTAAATAATAAATCTGGAATAGCTACTGCTAATGACTTAAACCAAAAAGGTAAAAAAGTGGCTGTAAAAAAAGGAACAAGTGCACATACTGTTGCTACTAAATATTTTCCAAATGCGGAAATATTAGTTTTTGATAAAGAAAGTGCTTGTGTTTTAGAAGTTGCTCAAGGAAAAGTTGATGCTTTTATATATGATCCATTAACAATATATAGAAACTGGACAAGAAACCAAGAGACAACAACACCTTTATTAGCTCAATTTGAAACTGAGTCTCAACCTTGGGCTGTAGCTTACAGAAAAGGGGAAGAGGATTTAGGAGCTCAAATAGATGAGTTTATAGTTGAGTACAAAGCTAATGGTGGATTTAATAAATTAGCTGACAAATATTTAGGTGAGGAGAGAGCTTTCTTTAAAGAGAAAAATGTACCTTTCTTCTTTGATTAG
- a CDS encoding amino acid ABC transporter ATP-binding protein, translating to MEIKIENLYKKFGDQVVLNGLDLNLKSIHSIVIIGPSGGGKSTLLRILAGLEVADEGEIIVNGDKIPKEEEKLHEYRKEIGVVFQAFNLFPHLTALENIILPLEKVHKVSKKEAIERAEKLLKRFGLFEHRRKYPHQLSGGQQQRVAIVRAMALKPKFLLLDEPTSALDPALTKEILEAIVELRKDKKDMVLVTHEMRFAKGVADCVIFVSGGKIVEMGPPGIVFENPKTVELCRFLGGVDCEKRINIGNV from the coding sequence ATGGAAATTAAAATAGAAAATTTGTATAAAAAATTTGGAGATCAAGTTGTATTAAATGGATTAGATTTAAATTTAAAGTCGATTCATTCTATTGTAATAATAGGGCCATCAGGTGGTGGAAAATCAACATTACTTAGAATTTTAGCAGGATTAGAAGTAGCTGACGAGGGTGAAATTATAGTAAATGGAGATAAAATTCCAAAAGAAGAGGAAAAACTTCATGAGTATAGAAAAGAGATTGGTGTTGTTTTTCAAGCATTTAATCTTTTTCCTCATTTAACAGCCTTGGAAAATATAATTTTACCACTTGAGAAAGTTCATAAAGTTTCTAAAAAAGAGGCTATTGAAAGAGCAGAAAAACTTTTAAAAAGATTTGGACTTTTTGAACATAGAAGAAAGTACCCGCATCAATTGTCTGGAGGACAACAACAAAGAGTGGCTATAGTGAGAGCAATGGCTTTAAAACCTAAATTTTTACTGTTAGACGAACCAACTTCAGCACTAGATCCAGCTTTAACAAAGGAGATTTTAGAGGCTATTGTGGAGTTAAGAAAAGATAAAAAAGATATGGTTTTAGTGACTCATGAAATGAGATTTGCTAAAGGTGTAGCAGATTGTGTAATCTTTGTAAGTGGAGGAAAGATTGTAGAGATGGGACCTCCTGGAATAGTATTTGAGAATCCAAAAACAGTTGAACTTTGTCGTTTTTTAGGTGGAGTAGACTGTGAAAAAAGAATAAATATAGGAAATGTCTAG
- a CDS encoding PTS sugar transporter subunit IIB, giving the protein MIKILLACNAGMSTSLLVNKMKKIAAEHKLEAEIMAVPETLAPNHFDNINILLLGPQIKFLEDKMRDLAAGRFPVVTINTQKYGMMDGLGVLKDAIVAIKEFKK; this is encoded by the coding sequence ATGATCAAAATACTTTTAGCATGTAATGCAGGGATGTCAACAAGTTTATTAGTTAACAAAATGAAGAAGATAGCAGCAGAACATAAATTAGAAGCGGAGATAATGGCTGTTCCAGAAACTTTAGCACCAAATCATTTTGACAATATAAATATACTTCTTTTAGGACCACAGATAAAATTTTTAGAAGATAAAATGAGAGACTTAGCAGCAGGAAGATTTCCAGTTGTTACTATAAATACACAAAAATATGGAATGATGGATGGTTTAGGAGTTTTAAAGGATGCAATAGTAGCAATAAAAGAGTTTAAAAAATAG
- a CDS encoding potassium channel family protein: MKLYKKKQVIDFMKNSLISATIAILLSIFAHLIIGKEKTDFLEVGLSSVKIYFSILPIVFLKQRNFLFKDGPLKATFLILYYLILVPIINFSLNLKQETSSLKYFFYILSFINIVLLIACHGVLLKYVFSDFLRRRRKVVPSDLVVVITTYITIAISFGLLYTILSLTSSTPVFNGITKDLPQIEFYFKHIYFSFITITTVGYGDVYPLNMVAQFFVVVEIITGIVLTNVILGLVIGSGILSAKD, translated from the coding sequence ATGAAGTTATACAAAAAGAAGCAAGTAATTGATTTTATGAAAAATTCATTAATATCAGCTACAATAGCGATACTATTATCAATATTTGCTCACCTTATTATAGGAAAAGAAAAAACAGATTTTTTAGAAGTGGGATTAAGTTCAGTAAAAATCTATTTTAGTATTTTACCAATAGTTTTTTTAAAACAAAGAAATTTTTTATTTAAAGATGGTCCTTTAAAGGCAACATTTTTAATACTTTATTATTTAATATTAGTTCCAATCATTAACTTTTCATTAAATTTAAAGCAGGAAACAAGCAGTTTAAAATACTTTTTTTACATATTATCGTTTATAAATATAGTGTTATTAATAGCATGCCACGGAGTTTTGTTAAAGTATGTTTTTTCTGATTTTTTAAGAAGAAGAAGAAAAGTTGTTCCATCAGATTTAGTTGTAGTAATAACAACATATATAACTATTGCTATAAGTTTTGGACTATTATATACTATACTTAGTTTGACAAGTTCAACACCAGTTTTCAATGGAATAACAAAGGATTTGCCTCAGATAGAGTTTTATTTTAAACATATTTATTTTAGTTTTATAACAATCACAACTGTTGGGTATGGAGATGTATATCCTTTAAATATGGTTGCACAATTTTTTGTTGTAGTGGAGATAATAACGGGAATTGTTTTAACAAATGTAATACTAGGACTTGTAATTGGATCAGGAATTTTATCAGCAAAAGACTAA
- a CDS encoding AarF/ABC1/UbiB kinase family protein, which yields MKSLNLIKLIYKIHTNSPPPLDQIEKLGLLAVKISQYYALRADFIDESTCVYLAKLYEYSYEAQKQEIDDIIGEDMWVLTGMKYHEKFPFSSASIGQVYLGYLKNGDNKNEKVAIKVRREDFGESFLKDINNAKKIANTLLFLYPKLKKVFNPLEVLNNIEESTLKELDFRNEVKGAKYLQKLKEKNEENFDLEGLYFSDFIENLCTEKVAVSKFIEGKSFNKLLKEGDLKYSDLLRLFKYHTFYMFKLGVFHGDLHPGNIILKDNGDIHLIDCSTIGKMKVKLRVGLFWFFYYLCRYDYDKAAFYLNEMSEKELENEKFNVFVRKFKNLYSDFKNSTVSQVSLTKRMMETIKLAVNSGMEFEEGMFHVIKSLMYLDGMVLKCNPNVNLMEDIREFTALLESDKL from the coding sequence ATGAAAAGTTTAAACCTAATAAAATTAATATACAAGATTCACACTAATTCACCACCGCCACTTGATCAAATAGAGAAGTTGGGACTTTTAGCAGTAAAAATATCTCAATATTATGCTTTAAGGGCTGATTTTATTGATGAATCTACTTGTGTATATTTAGCAAAACTTTATGAATATAGTTATGAAGCACAAAAACAGGAGATAGATGACATAATAGGAGAGGATATGTGGGTTTTAACAGGAATGAAATACCATGAAAAATTTCCATTTTCTTCAGCCTCTATTGGACAAGTGTATTTAGGGTATTTAAAAAATGGGGACAATAAAAATGAAAAAGTTGCAATAAAAGTTAGAAGAGAAGATTTTGGAGAAAGTTTTTTAAAAGACATAAATAATGCTAAAAAAATAGCAAACACATTATTATTTCTTTATCCTAAATTAAAAAAAGTATTTAATCCTTTAGAAGTTCTAAATAACATAGAGGAATCTACTTTAAAAGAATTGGATTTTAGAAATGAAGTAAAAGGAGCAAAATATTTACAAAAATTAAAAGAGAAAAATGAGGAAAATTTTGATTTAGAAGGTCTTTATTTTTCAGATTTTATAGAAAACTTATGCACAGAAAAAGTAGCGGTATCTAAGTTTATAGAGGGGAAAAGCTTTAATAAACTATTAAAAGAAGGAGATTTAAAGTATTCAGATCTTTTAAGACTTTTTAAATATCACACTTTTTATATGTTTAAATTAGGAGTTTTTCATGGTGATTTACATCCTGGAAATATAATTTTGAAAGATAATGGAGATATACATTTGATAGATTGTTCTACAATAGGTAAAATGAAAGTAAAATTAAGAGTTGGATTATTTTGGTTTTTTTATTATCTTTGTAGATATGATTATGATAAGGCAGCTTTTTATTTAAATGAGATGTCAGAAAAAGAGTTAGAAAATGAAAAGTTTAATGTTTTTGTGAGAAAATTTAAAAATTTATACAGTGATTTTAAGAATTCAACAGTTTCTCAAGTTAGCTTAACAAAGCGTATGATGGAGACAATAAAATTAGCAGTAAATTCTGGAATGGAATTTGAAGAAGGAATGTTTCATGTAATAAAGAGTTTGATGTATTTAGATGGCATGGTTTTAAAGTGTAATCCCAATGTTAATTTGATGGAGGATATAAGAGAGTTTACAGCACTTTTAGAAAGTGATAAACTGTAG
- a CDS encoding PTS sugar transporter subunit IIC, producing MKIFDKFNIYLNKHFVPVANKIATQRHVIAIKDGVVATMPLTIVGSLFLILSFLPIPGYSDFINSSGIGRYFSYISGACFGIVGMVACLAVAYRLTIGYGMNELALSNGIIAVASFFVTMLPTAVDGKIDTGYLGAKSLFAGVIIALISVELIKKIVDRGLVITLPESVPPAISKTFMSLIPGVIVISFWGLLTAIFVNTSFANFHDAVNIIVGTPLRYASTSLLGQLVAVVLTTILWCAGIHGATIVGAIMDPIWLENTLHNAALASQGVENLYSNGYIIASAAFGDMTMKLGGSGSTIGFVLLMLFRARSKQLKEVGKLSITPSLFNINEPVIFGTPIVMNPILIIPFILNPILITLISWFLMRWDIVKIPFSMVPWTTPPVIAGFLAAGFSVSTALLSLFSIVLSIVVFYPFFKLYDAQLEASEKEVKKEESLESLLSEI from the coding sequence ATGAAGATTTTTGATAAATTTAACATCTATTTAAATAAACATTTTGTACCTGTAGCCAATAAAATAGCAACACAAAGACACGTAATAGCAATAAAAGATGGGGTAGTTGCAACAATGCCACTGACAATAGTGGGATCATTATTTTTAATTTTGAGTTTCTTACCAATACCTGGTTATAGTGATTTTATAAACTCTAGTGGAATTGGTCGTTATTTTTCTTATATATCTGGAGCATGTTTTGGAATTGTAGGAATGGTAGCATGTTTAGCTGTAGCTTATAGATTAACTATCGGTTATGGAATGAATGAACTGGCTCTATCAAATGGAATAATAGCAGTTGCTAGCTTCTTTGTAACAATGTTGCCAACAGCTGTAGATGGAAAAATTGATACTGGCTATCTAGGAGCTAAAAGTTTATTTGCAGGAGTAATTATAGCACTAATAAGTGTGGAGCTAATAAAGAAAATAGTTGATAGAGGATTAGTAATAACTTTACCAGAAAGTGTTCCACCAGCTATTTCTAAGACATTTATGTCGTTAATTCCTGGAGTTATAGTAATAAGTTTTTGGGGATTATTAACAGCAATATTTGTAAATACAAGTTTTGCAAACTTCCATGATGCTGTAAATATAATTGTAGGAACACCTTTAAGATATGCAAGTACTTCATTGCTTGGACAACTTGTAGCAGTTGTATTAACTACTATTTTATGGTGTGCAGGAATTCATGGTGCAACTATAGTAGGTGCAATAATGGATCCAATTTGGCTTGAAAATACTTTACACAATGCAGCGTTAGCATCTCAAGGAGTTGAAAATTTATATTCTAATGGATATATAATAGCAAGTGCTGCTTTTGGAGATATGACTATGAAACTTGGAGGAAGTGGTTCTACAATAGGATTTGTTTTACTTATGTTATTTAGAGCACGTTCAAAACAGTTAAAAGAGGTTGGAAAGCTTTCTATAACACCATCTTTATTCAATATAAACGAACCTGTAATCTTTGGAACGCCAATAGTGATGAATCCAATATTAATAATACCATTTATCTTAAATCCTATACTTATAACTTTAATAAGCTGGTTTTTAATGAGATGGGATATTGTAAAAATACCTTTCTCAATGGTTCCTTGGACAACACCACCAGTTATAGCAGGATTTTTAGCAGCAGGATTCTCAGTATCAACTGCACTGTTAAGTTTGTTTAGTATAGTTTTATCAATCGTTGTATTTTATCCGTTCTTTAAACTTTATGATGCTCAATTGGAAGCTTCAGAGAAAGAAGTGAAAAAAGAGGAAAGTTTAGAATCTTTATTAAGTGAAATCTAA
- a CDS encoding LytTR family transcriptional regulator DNA-binding domain-containing protein has translation MKKIGINIDLNLKEILRELLNAEFYPVESIVKYEIEGIDAVILDLKYEKDDDKLHYFSRKNIPVVLLCSREDDFRRITKLFKRKEIYDCIYRDEYFEIEKSLDELFDKKENPKNTSEIVINDTFYKAIVKVDEIIYLDYCRISRRTEITTKCGKVYSLKKGFAEVEYKLKVLDCFIKVDRGTLINKRLLKEIDYKNEKITFKGEKTLSVSRAKLKILEENLDLFRNRIEL, from the coding sequence TTGAAAAAAATAGGTATCAATATAGATTTAAATTTAAAAGAAATATTAAGAGAACTTCTAAATGCAGAGTTTTATCCAGTTGAAAGTATTGTAAAATATGAGATTGAAGGCATTGATGCTGTAATTTTAGACTTAAAGTATGAGAAAGATGACGATAAACTACACTATTTTAGTAGAAAAAATATTCCAGTTGTGTTATTATGTTCAAGGGAAGATGACTTTAGAAGAATAACAAAATTATTTAAGAGAAAAGAGATATATGATTGTATCTATCGAGATGAATATTTTGAAATAGAAAAATCTTTAGATGAACTTTTTGATAAAAAAGAAAATCCTAAAAATACTAGTGAAATAGTAATAAATGATACTTTTTATAAAGCAATTGTAAAAGTGGATGAAATAATATATTTAGATTATTGTAGAATTTCTAGAAGAACAGAGATTACAACTAAATGTGGAAAAGTTTATTCTCTTAAAAAGGGATTTGCTGAGGTAGAATATAAATTAAAAGTTCTAGATTGCTTTATAAAAGTTGACAGAGGAACGCTTATAAATAAAAGATTATTAAAAGAGATTGACTATAAAAATGAAAAAATAACTTTTAAAGGAGAAAAAACTCTTTCTGTAAGTAGAGCAAAATTAAAAATTTTAGAGGAAAACTTAGATTTATTTAGAAATAGAATAGAGCTGTAA
- a CDS encoding patatin-like phospholipase family protein, translating into MERVKKIVVFLFLSFSIFAENSSDNRVNSTTEKIKEIEKQIQELELKKKNLETLKNTFVKNKNVARPKVGLVLSGGGAKGAAHIGVLKTLEKYQIPVDYIVGTSAGSIIAAMYSVGYTPDEIEKVVTDLKFYDLFKNSSSRDLEGIVQKTQSNKYPLNISLTKDFNLSLPMGVLNGEHIYLELKKIFARAEGVKDFKDFPIPFRAMTTNLQTGESVEINSGDLALSTLKSMAIPTFLDPIRDGDNYYVDGGVVDNFPVLQAINMGADIVIGVDIAAEPLVITDNSNIIQILDKLSTYTGDRNTEVQTHYPDILITPDVKKHSTLDFDNLKKLVEEGEVASEQVNYALSELTDKERYAEINRKKESMRNKKFDIKNVEINGNELLTVKEVEKLKPKGEELNIKELNLWAEKIFAKNYVDRVFYTVDGDTINFTVREKLETKLKAGVFYISNYGAGLEAVADVPVFNKFNLSQKNYTLKAEFSKYPKISLTDITQYTVWDHKLLVSAGLSYGLNPIFLYKGGDNISTYENNTIETTVSIGTTIFNEIIAGYTLSYKNMDTEYSSGEKLEDLSYFKKDGSYFTNTFSFYYDTMNQSEYATKGSQALFQAFTQTNAKKGGSYNGYSAFGTKYIELNKNWSLNGGVIGGQMQSAENAPLSELFTLGGLRSDPMRRNYSFTGLPISSVYTDNFFIAKAGIQYTITPSLYLTLNYNMGTYNYNSGFSSQKGIWDMEKHGYGAGIGWDTFLGPMDFMISNDVLNDGMLFQVHIGYVF; encoded by the coding sequence ATGGAGCGTGTAAAAAAAATAGTTGTATTTTTATTTTTGAGTTTTTCTATTTTTGCTGAAAATAGCTCAGATAATAGAGTAAATTCAACAACAGAAAAAATAAAAGAGATAGAAAAACAGATACAAGAGTTAGAACTAAAAAAGAAAAATTTAGAAACTCTAAAAAATACTTTTGTAAAAAATAAAAATGTTGCTAGACCTAAGGTAGGATTGGTTTTAAGTGGAGGGGGAGCAAAAGGTGCTGCTCATATAGGAGTTTTAAAAACTTTAGAAAAATATCAAATACCAGTTGATTATATAGTGGGAACGAGTGCGGGAAGTATAATAGCAGCTATGTATTCAGTGGGATATACTCCAGATGAAATAGAAAAAGTAGTAACGGATTTAAAGTTTTATGATTTATTTAAAAATAGTTCAAGTAGAGACTTAGAAGGAATCGTTCAAAAGACTCAATCAAATAAATATCCATTAAATATATCTTTAACAAAAGATTTTAATCTTTCATTACCAATGGGTGTGTTAAACGGTGAACATATATACTTAGAACTTAAAAAAATCTTTGCAAGAGCAGAAGGAGTAAAGGACTTTAAAGATTTCCCAATTCCTTTTAGAGCTATGACAACTAATCTTCAAACAGGAGAATCTGTTGAAATAAACAGTGGAGACTTAGCACTATCAACTTTAAAAAGTATGGCCATACCTACATTTTTAGATCCTATAAGAGATGGAGATAACTACTATGTAGATGGTGGAGTTGTGGATAATTTTCCAGTTTTACAAGCTATAAATATGGGAGCAGATATAGTTATTGGAGTAGATATAGCTGCAGAACCTCTTGTAATAACAGATAACTCTAATATAATTCAAATTCTAGATAAGCTATCAACATATACTGGAGATAGAAATACTGAAGTACAGACGCATTATCCAGATATTTTAATAACTCCAGATGTAAAAAAACATAGTACTTTAGATTTTGATAACTTAAAAAAGTTAGTAGAAGAAGGAGAAGTAGCTTCAGAGCAGGTAAATTATGCCTTATCTGAACTTACAGATAAAGAGAGATATGCTGAAATCAACAGAAAAAAAGAGTCAATGCGTAATAAAAAGTTTGATATAAAAAATGTTGAAATAAATGGAAATGAATTACTGACTGTAAAGGAAGTAGAAAAATTAAAGCCTAAAGGTGAAGAATTAAATATAAAAGAATTAAACTTATGGGCGGAAAAGATTTTTGCTAAAAATTATGTAGATAGAGTTTTCTATACTGTAGATGGAGATACAATTAACTTTACAGTTAGAGAAAAGTTAGAAACTAAGCTAAAAGCGGGAGTTTTCTATATATCAAATTATGGAGCAGGATTGGAAGCTGTAGCAGATGTACCTGTGTTTAATAAGTTTAATTTATCTCAAAAAAATTATACTCTAAAAGCAGAGTTTTCAAAATATCCTAAGATATCTTTGACAGATATAACTCAATATACTGTTTGGGATCATAAACTGTTAGTTTCTGCAGGACTATCTTATGGATTAAATCCAATATTCTTATATAAAGGTGGAGATAATATCTCAACATATGAGAATAATACTATTGAAACTACAGTTTCAATAGGAACAACAATATTTAATGAGATAATTGCAGGGTATACACTAAGTTATAAAAATATGGATACAGAATATTCTTCAGGAGAAAAATTAGAAGATTTATCATATTTCAAAAAAGATGGATCATATTTTACAAATACATTTAGCTTCTACTATGACACAATGAATCAATCGGAGTATGCAACAAAAGGCTCTCAAGCTCTTTTCCAAGCATTCACACAAACCAATGCTAAAAAGGGCGGTTCATATAACGGTTATTCAGCATTTGGAACAAAATATATTGAATTAAATAAAAATTGGTCTTTAAATGGAGGAGTAATAGGTGGGCAGATGCAAAGTGCAGAGAATGCACCTCTTTCAGAGTTGTTCACTCTAGGTGGTTTAAGAAGTGATCCTATGAGAAGAAATTATAGTTTTACAGGATTGCCAATATCATCAGTTTATACAGATAACTTCTTTATAGCTAAAGCAGGAATCCAATATACAATTACTCCAAGTTTATACTTAACACTAAACTATAATATGGGAACATATAACTATAATTCTGGATTTTCAAGTCAAAAAGGAATTTGGGATATGGAAAAACATGGTTATGGAGCAGGAATTGGTTGGGATACATTCTTAGGTCCAATGGACTTTATGATTTCTAATGATGTTTTAAACGATGGAATGCTATTCCAAGTTCATATAGGTTATGTATTTTAA
- a CDS encoding 6-phospho-beta-glucosidase: MKNPVKIVTIGGGSSYTPEIVEGFLKRYNELPIKELWLVDIEDGKEKLEIVGNLAKRMVKEAGLEDKMKVYLTLDRREALKDADFVTTQFRVGLLQARIRDEKIPLRHGMIGQETNGAGGFAKALRTIPVILDICQDMTELCPNAWLVNFTNPSGMVTESVLKYYPNIKVAGLCNVPIGVRKSVTDALQVPDEEIELICGGLNHFFWGRQVLHNSVDRTEEALGKILTDIENLPANLRHGKPWIREQIMDLGMIPCAYHKYYYLTDEMLRDQLEEIRSGKGTRGEQVKKVENELFELYKDPELKVKPKQLEQRGGQYYSDAACELINSIYNDKGTVIVVSTKNENGLIDCLPEGCAVEVSAKVYKDGVKPFPQKPMPIEARGILQLMKNFEQLTIEAAVTGNYGKALQALTVNPLVTSGAVAKTILDEIIRENWDYLPKFHNSIDRYKY, from the coding sequence ATGAAAAATCCAGTTAAAATAGTAACAATAGGGGGAGGATCATCATACACTCCAGAAATAGTAGAAGGTTTTTTAAAAAGATATAATGAACTACCTATAAAAGAGTTATGGTTAGTTGATATAGAGGATGGAAAAGAAAAATTAGAAATAGTTGGAAACTTAGCTAAAAGAATGGTAAAAGAAGCTGGTTTAGAAGATAAAATGAAAGTTTATTTAACTTTAGATAGAAGAGAGGCATTAAAAGATGCTGATTTTGTAACAACACAGTTTAGAGTAGGACTTTTACAAGCTAGAATTAGAGATGAAAAAATTCCTTTAAGACATGGAATGATTGGACAAGAGACTAATGGAGCAGGAGGATTTGCAAAAGCTTTAAGAACGATACCTGTAATTTTAGATATATGTCAAGATATGACAGAGCTTTGTCCTAATGCTTGGCTTGTAAACTTCACAAATCCTAGTGGAATGGTAACAGAATCAGTTTTAAAATATTATCCAAATATTAAAGTTGCAGGACTTTGTAATGTACCTATTGGAGTTAGAAAATCTGTAACAGATGCACTTCAAGTACCAGATGAAGAGATTGAATTAATCTGTGGAGGATTAAATCATTTCTTCTGGGGAAGACAAGTTTTACACAATAGTGTAGATAGAACTGAAGAAGCTTTAGGTAAAATATTAACTGATATAGAAAATTTACCAGCTAATTTAAGACATGGAAAACCTTGGATAAGAGAGCAGATTATGGATTTAGGAATGATTCCTTGTGCATATCATAAATATTACTATTTAACAGATGAAATGCTTCGTGATCAATTAGAGGAGATCAGAAGTGGAAAGGGAACTAGAGGAGAACAAGTAAAAAAAGTTGAAAATGAGTTATTTGAACTTTATAAAGATCCAGAGTTAAAAGTAAAACCAAAGCAACTTGAGCAAAGAGGTGGGCAGTACTATTCTGATGCTGCATGTGAGCTTATAAACTCTATCTATAATGATAAGGGAACAGTTATAGTTGTATCAACTAAAAATGAAAATGGACTTATAGATTGTTTACCAGAAGGATGTGCAGTAGAAGTTTCTGCAAAAGTTTATAAAGATGGAGTAAAACCTTTCCCACAAAAGCCAATGCCAATAGAAGCTAGAGGAATTTTACAACTTATGAAAAACTTTGAGCAGTTAACAATAGAAGCTGCAGTTACAGGAAATTATGGAAAAGCTCTTCAAGCACTAACAGTAAATCCATTAGTAACAAGTGGTGCTGTTGCTAAAACTATCTTAGATGAAATTATTAGAGAGAACTGGGATTATTTACCAAAATTTCACAACTCAATAGATAGATATAAATATTAA